A part of Aquaspirillum sp. LM1 genomic DNA contains:
- the tmk gene encoding dTMP kinase, with protein sequence MACFITLEGIDGAGKTSHLPALRNSLLAQGIDPLLTREPGGTPLGEQLRSLLLDPATHATLDTETLLMFAARCEHVHTVIRPALAQGRWVLSDRFTDATFAFQGGGRGVDPARIAVLEHWVQQGLQPDLTLLFDAPIDVAHARMAGERELDRFEQEAQAFHQRVRDAYLARAAADPQRVVVIRADQPLEQVRADALAALAQLLARKGCA encoded by the coding sequence ATGGCGTGTTTCATTACCCTGGAAGGCATTGATGGCGCAGGTAAAACCTCGCATCTGCCCGCCCTGCGCAACAGCCTGCTGGCGCAGGGCATCGACCCACTGCTGACCCGCGAACCGGGCGGCACCCCGCTGGGCGAACAACTGCGCAGCCTGCTGCTCGACCCGGCCACCCACGCCACGCTGGACACCGAAACCCTGCTGATGTTTGCCGCCCGTTGCGAACATGTGCATACCGTGATCCGTCCGGCGCTGGCGCAAGGCCGCTGGGTGCTGTCCGACCGCTTTACCGACGCCACCTTTGCCTTTCAGGGGGGCGGGCGTGGGGTGGATCCGGCGCGGATTGCCGTGCTGGAACACTGGGTGCAGCAGGGCCTGCAACCTGACCTCACCCTGCTGTTTGACGCGCCAATCGACGTGGCCCACGCCCGCATGGCCGGCGAGCGCGAGCTGGACCGCTTTGAGCAGGAAGCCCAGGCGTTTCACCAGCGCGTGCGCGATGCCTATCTGGCCCGCGCCGCCGCCGACCCACAGCGGGTGGTGGTGATTCGCGCTGACCAGCCGCTGGAACAGGTGCGCGCCGACGCCCTGGCCGCGCTGGCGCAACTGCTGGCGCGAAAGGGCTGCGCATGA
- a CDS encoding DUF4145 domain-containing protein, with translation MLDESLFPLDFNGNKIPIWPCPQCGAQSLHCENNNFHKHHKEPIDTNDPDFDPSWITYIFTMHLKCTNASCGCGVVCTGTGEVQEEDFDNGIDGYDRTWKEIFHAKYFEPPLQIFTPPTGTPKTVKQALETSFSTFFFSPSLSLSALRASLEALLDEKNIAKRSNNDHYLNLENRVKLLDITLGNNSTTITEYATAIRFLGNNGTHPGEIKIQQSDVFDGYKIFEHILITLYPEEKPSFDFLVESINTARGVVRKK, from the coding sequence ATGCTAGACGAAAGTCTATTCCCCCTAGATTTTAATGGCAACAAAATCCCAATCTGGCCATGCCCACAATGTGGAGCCCAGTCATTACACTGCGAAAACAACAACTTCCATAAACACCATAAAGAACCAATAGATACAAACGACCCAGACTTTGACCCCTCATGGATTACATACATTTTTACAATGCACCTTAAGTGCACCAATGCCTCATGTGGATGTGGTGTAGTTTGCACAGGCACAGGAGAAGTACAAGAGGAGGATTTTGATAATGGAATCGATGGCTACGACCGAACATGGAAAGAGATTTTTCATGCAAAATACTTCGAGCCTCCATTGCAGATATTCACACCGCCAACCGGCACGCCTAAAACAGTAAAACAAGCACTTGAGACATCATTTTCCACTTTTTTCTTTTCTCCTAGCTTGAGCCTGAGTGCCTTGCGTGCCAGTTTAGAGGCTCTACTTGATGAAAAAAACATAGCTAAAAGAAGTAATAACGATCACTATCTAAATTTAGAGAACAGGGTTAAATTGTTAGATATCACACTGGGCAACAATAGTACAACAATAACTGAATACGCGACTGCAATAAGATTCTTAGGAAATAACGGCACGCACCCAGGGGAAATTAAAATCCAGCAAAGCGATGTTTTTGATGGTTACAAGATTTTTGAACACATATTGATTACACTCTACCCTGAGGAAAAACCTTCATTTGATTTTTTAGTTGAAAGCATCAATACAGCAAGAGGGGTTGTACGTAAAAAATAA
- a CDS encoding TatD family hydrolase: protein MLVDSHCHLNFPDLIQRIDAIRDNMAAQAVSHALVISVNRPDYPAVRELAERFDNFYATVGVHPDVENSPEFSEDDLVAEAQHPKVVGIGETGLDYHWCKGELEWQRERFRVHIRAARRSGLPLIIHTRDAADDTLAVMRAAGADAAGGVMHCFTESWEVASAALDLGFYISFSGIVTFKSASTVKDVARKVPLDRLLIETDSPYLAPVPHRGKTNEPAYVRQVAAHIAELRGLSLEAVAEASTDNFFTLFAKVPRGR, encoded by the coding sequence ATGCTGGTTGATTCCCACTGCCACCTGAATTTCCCCGACCTGATCCAGCGCATTGACGCCATCCGCGACAATATGGCCGCCCAGGCGGTCAGCCATGCGCTGGTGATTTCGGTCAACCGCCCCGACTACCCGGCGGTGCGCGAGCTGGCCGAGCGCTTCGACAATTTTTACGCCACCGTTGGCGTGCATCCGGATGTGGAAAACAGCCCGGAATTCAGCGAAGACGACCTGGTGGCCGAGGCGCAGCACCCCAAAGTGGTGGGCATTGGCGAAACCGGGCTGGACTACCACTGGTGCAAGGGCGAGCTGGAATGGCAGCGCGAACGCTTTCGCGTGCATATCCGCGCCGCCCGGCGCAGCGGCCTGCCGCTGATTATCCACACCCGCGACGCCGCCGACGACACCCTGGCGGTGATGCGTGCAGCCGGGGCCGACGCCGCTGGCGGGGTGATGCACTGCTTTACCGAAAGCTGGGAAGTGGCATCGGCGGCGCTGGACCTGGGTTTTTACATTTCGTTTTCCGGGATTGTCACCTTCAAGAGCGCCAGCACCGTCAAGGACGTGGCGCGCAAGGTTCCGCTGGATCGCCTGCTGATCGAAACCGATTCGCCGTACCTGGCCCCGGTGCCGCATCGCGGCAAAACCAACGAACCGGCGTATGTGCGCCAGGTGGCCGCACATATTGCCGAGCTGCGCGGGCTGTCGCTGGAGGCGGTGGCCGAGGCCAGCACCGACAATTTCTTTACCCTGTTTGCCAAGGTACCCCGTGGACGTTGA
- the priB gene encoding primosomal replication protein N gives MVLTGLARVHDALRYTPAGIAVLEFALEHVSRQSAGGFERDVRCLVQALLVGPLATELAASLNERTVTAQGFLAARSLRNPKLVLHIQHVEFEKGI, from the coding sequence GTGGTTCTGACCGGGCTTGCCCGTGTGCATGATGCCCTGCGCTACACCCCGGCTGGCATTGCCGTGCTGGAGTTTGCGCTGGAGCATGTGTCCCGGCAAAGCGCCGGAGGCTTTGAGCGCGATGTGCGCTGCCTGGTGCAGGCCTTGCTGGTTGGCCCGCTGGCCACTGAGCTGGCCGCATCGCTCAATGAGCGCACGGTGACCGCACAAGGCTTTCTGGCCGCGCGCAGCCTGAGAAACCCGAAGCTGGTGCTGCACATCCAACACGTTGAATTTGAAAAAGGTATTTAA
- the rpsR gene encoding 30S ribosomal protein S18 → MARQLFKRRKFCRFTAEGIKEIDYKSVDLLKDFIAENGKIIPARITGTKARYQRQLSTAIKRARFLALMPYTDQH, encoded by the coding sequence ATGGCACGTCAATTGTTCAAGCGCCGCAAGTTTTGCCGCTTTACTGCCGAAGGCATCAAGGAAATCGACTACAAGAGCGTCGATCTGCTGAAAGACTTCATCGCCGAAAACGGCAAGATCATCCCGGCTCGTATCACTGGCACCAAGGCCCGCTATCAGCGTCAGCTGTCGACCGCGATCAAGCGCGCCCGTTTCCTGGCGCTGATGCCGTACACCGACCAGCACTAA
- the rpsF gene encoding 30S ribosomal protein S6, producing the protein MRHYEIVFIVHPDQSEQVPAMIERYKGMVLGREGKMHRLEDWGRRQLAYPIQKIHKAHYVLMNIECDRETLEELEHAFKFNDAVLRHLTVKMDRAVVEASPMMKEEKAKNLLDSAAGTQEVAAEAQAAAAE; encoded by the coding sequence ATGCGGCATTACGAAATCGTATTTATCGTCCATCCTGACCAAAGCGAGCAGGTGCCGGCGATGATCGAACGCTACAAGGGCATGGTGCTCGGTCGCGAAGGCAAGATGCATCGCCTGGAAGACTGGGGCCGCCGCCAACTGGCTTACCCGATCCAGAAAATCCACAAAGCCCACTATGTTCTGATGAACATTGAGTGCGACCGTGAAACTCTGGAAGAACTGGAACACGCGTTCAAATTCAACGACGCCGTGCTGCGTCATCTGACCGTCAAGATGGACCGCGCCGTGGTCGAAGCTTCCCCGATGATGAAGGAAGAAAAGGCCAAGAATCTGCTGGACAGCGCAGCAGGCACGCAAGAAGTTGCAGCCGAAGCCCAAGCCGCCGCTGCCGAGTGA
- the rplI gene encoding 50S ribosomal protein L9, whose translation MQIILLEKVANLGQLGDIVKVKDGYARNFLIPQGKAKRATDANLKEFEARRAELEKQQAEILAAAQARGEKLAGAAVTVAQKAGVDGRLFGSVGNADIAEAITATGIEVKKAEVRLPDGPFKAIGEYEVEVALHHDVVVNITVTVVGAAA comes from the coding sequence ATGCAAATCATTCTTCTGGAAAAAGTGGCCAACCTGGGTCAGCTGGGCGATATCGTCAAGGTTAAAGACGGTTACGCACGTAACTTCCTGATTCCGCAAGGCAAGGCCAAGCGCGCCACCGACGCCAACCTGAAGGAATTTGAAGCCCGTCGCGCCGAACTGGAAAAGCAGCAAGCCGAAATTCTGGCCGCTGCCCAGGCTCGTGGCGAAAAGCTGGCTGGCGCTGCTGTCACCGTCGCTCAAAAGGCTGGCGTGGATGGCCGTCTGTTTGGCTCGGTGGGTAACGCCGACATTGCCGAAGCCATCACCGCTACTGGCATTGAAGTGAAAAAGGCTGAAGTTCGTCTGCCGGACGGCCCGTTCAAGGCCATCGGCGAGTACGAAGTGGAAGTCGCCCTGCACCACGATGTGGTGGTGAACATCACCGTGACGGTGGTGGGCGCTGCTGCCTGA
- a CDS encoding class II glutamine amidotransferase, which yields MCQLLGMNCNIPTDILFSFEGFHRRGGLTDQHADGFGIAFFEGAGCRLFIDDQPSAHSPVAELIRRYPIKSKNVIAHIRKATQGRIALENTHPFHRELWGRYWIFAHNGNLENFAPPQGQYYRPVGDTDSEAAFCLLLEQLRQQFDQLPPLPVLTQAIYALAAQIRQHGVFNFMLSNGDALFTHCSTHLHYLVRQAPFSTAHLIDNDVNIDFAEVTTPNDRVAVIATLPLTDNEAWTAHPKDTVLVFRDGSPLEG from the coding sequence ATGTGCCAGCTGCTTGGCATGAATTGCAATATCCCGACCGACATCCTGTTTTCCTTCGAAGGCTTTCACCGCCGAGGCGGACTGACCGACCAGCACGCCGATGGCTTTGGCATTGCTTTTTTCGAAGGTGCCGGCTGCCGGCTGTTCATCGACGACCAGCCCAGCGCGCATTCGCCGGTGGCTGAATTGATCCGCCGCTACCCAATCAAGTCCAAAAACGTGATTGCCCATATCCGCAAGGCCACCCAGGGCCGGATTGCGCTGGAAAACACCCACCCGTTTCACCGCGAGCTGTGGGGGCGTTACTGGATTTTTGCCCATAACGGCAATCTGGAAAACTTTGCCCCGCCGCAGGGGCAGTATTACCGTCCGGTGGGCGACACTGATTCAGAAGCGGCGTTTTGTCTGCTGCTGGAGCAGCTGCGCCAGCAGTTTGACCAGCTGCCGCCGCTGCCGGTGCTGACCCAGGCCATTTACGCGCTGGCCGCGCAGATCCGCCAGCATGGCGTGTTCAATTTCATGCTGTCCAATGGCGACGCGCTGTTTACCCACTGCAGCACCCACCTGCATTATCTGGTGCGCCAGGCACCGTTCAGCACAGCGCACCTGATTGACAACGATGTGAATATCGACTTTGCCGAGGTGACCACCCCAAATGACCGGGTGGCGGTGATTGCCACCCTGCCGCTGACCGACAACGAAGCCTGGACTGCGCACCCGAAAGACACCGTGCTGGTGTTTCGGGATGGTTCGCCGCTAGAGGGATAG
- the cysM gene encoding cysteine synthase CysM: MSTPPTFHYLEDFVGHTPLVRLKRLPGERNNVVLVKLEGNNPGGSVKDRPALSMIRHAQARGAIRPGDTLIEPTSGNTGIGLAMAAAILGYRMVLVMPENSSAERVATMKAYGAEVVLTPAAASMPGAIDEARRRVDAGEGLFLDQFGNADNPLAHFETTGPEIWADTAGTVTHFVSSMGTTGTIMGTSRYLKSQNPAIQIIGVQPEPGSQIPGIRKWEPEYLPKICDFSRIDQLVLISQAEAEDTARRLAREEGILAGPSSGGALAVALKLSEQLENAVIVSIVCDRGDRYLSTGLFPG, from the coding sequence ATGTCTACCCCCCCGACTTTTCATTACCTGGAAGATTTTGTCGGCCACACCCCACTGGTGCGGCTCAAGCGTTTGCCCGGTGAGCGCAACAATGTGGTGCTGGTCAAGCTGGAAGGCAACAACCCCGGCGGCTCGGTCAAGGATCGCCCGGCGCTGTCGATGATTCGTCACGCCCAGGCGCGTGGGGCCATTCGCCCGGGTGACACACTGATTGAACCCACCAGTGGCAACACCGGCATCGGCCTGGCCATGGCGGCGGCAATTCTGGGCTACCGCATGGTGCTGGTGATGCCGGAAAACTCCAGCGCCGAACGGGTGGCCACCATGAAGGCCTACGGCGCAGAGGTGGTGCTCACCCCGGCAGCGGCGTCGATGCCGGGGGCCATTGACGAAGCGCGGCGGCGGGTGGACGCGGGTGAAGGGCTGTTTCTGGATCAATTTGGCAATGCCGACAATCCGCTGGCCCACTTTGAAACCACCGGCCCGGAAATCTGGGCCGACACGGCGGGCACGGTCACCCATTTTGTTTCCAGCATGGGCACCACTGGCACCATCATGGGCACCTCGCGCTATCTGAAAAGCCAGAATCCGGCTATCCAGATCATTGGCGTACAGCCGGAGCCCGGCAGCCAGATTCCCGGCATTCGCAAATGGGAGCCGGAATACCTGCCAAAAATTTGTGATTTTTCCCGCATTGACCAACTGGTGCTGATCAGCCAGGCCGAAGCCGAAGACACCGCCCGCCGCCTGGCGCGTGAAGAAGGCATTCTGGCTGGCCCATCGTCTGGCGGTGCGCTGGCGGTGGCGCTGAAATTGTCTGAACAGCTGGAAAACGCCGTGATTGTGTCGATTGTCTGCGACCGTGGCGACCGCTACCTGTCTACCGGCCTGTTTCCGGGCTAA
- the holB gene encoding DNA polymerase III subunit delta', whose translation MSLLPWQLADWQRFAAQFSRLPHALLLTGPAGIGKGAFARHVAQALLCEHPQPDQRPCGQCEACHWFAQQAHPDFRGLRPDSEETSDGKPAARKLEVIKIEAVRGVIDFAYLSSHRGGRRVILIEPAEAMNLNAANALLKVLEEPPGDVVFLLVSHALQKLLPTLRSRCRIFPLTAPDQAQALAWLNSHGETDAATELAHAGGAPFALDDAALRPLRRKLLAALSQPGMTAILDAAGALDSAKLPLAVPVGWVQRWLHDLAGLRLAGLIRYYPDERAALNALAPRLDPRRLHGFNETLMQLSRFGHHTLNVRMQMEQLLLEYQALFAAA comes from the coding sequence ATGAGCCTGCTGCCCTGGCAACTGGCCGACTGGCAGCGCTTTGCCGCGCAGTTTTCCCGCCTGCCGCATGCGCTGCTGCTCACCGGCCCGGCGGGTATTGGCAAGGGCGCATTTGCCCGCCATGTGGCACAGGCGCTGCTGTGCGAACACCCACAGCCCGACCAGCGCCCTTGCGGCCAGTGCGAGGCCTGCCACTGGTTTGCCCAGCAGGCGCACCCGGACTTCCGGGGGCTGCGCCCGGACAGCGAAGAAACCAGCGACGGCAAACCGGCCGCCCGCAAGCTGGAAGTCATCAAGATTGAAGCGGTGCGCGGGGTGATCGACTTTGCTTACCTCAGCTCGCACCGGGGCGGGCGGCGGGTGATTCTGATCGAACCCGCCGAGGCAATGAACCTGAACGCCGCCAATGCGCTGCTGAAAGTGCTGGAAGAGCCGCCCGGCGATGTGGTGTTCCTGCTGGTCAGCCATGCGCTGCAAAAACTGCTGCCCACCCTGCGCAGCCGCTGCCGGATTTTTCCGCTGACCGCGCCCGATCAGGCGCAGGCGCTGGCCTGGCTCAACAGCCACGGCGAAACCGACGCTGCCACCGAACTGGCCCACGCCGGTGGCGCGCCGTTTGCGCTGGACGACGCCGCGCTACGCCCCTTGCGGCGCAAGCTGCTGGCCGCGCTGAGCCAGCCGGGCATGACCGCCATTCTGGATGCCGCCGGCGCGCTGGACAGCGCCAAACTGCCGCTGGCCGTGCCGGTGGGCTGGGTGCAACGCTGGCTGCACGATCTGGCTGGATTGAGGCTGGCGGGCTTGATCCGTTATTATCCGGATGAACGGGCCGCGCTGAATGCGCTGGCCCCCCGGCTGGACCCGCGCCGCCTGCATGGTTTTAACGAGACGCTGATGCAGCTGTCGCGCTTTGGCCACCACACCCTGAATGTGCGCATGCAGATGGAACAGCTCTTGCTGGAATACCAGGCGCTGTTTGCCGCCGCCTGA
- the mltG gene encoding endolytic transglycosylase MltG, which translates to MLKRFFLMLLLIGGLGAGSTWWVLSPYPATGFPLEFTIEPNQGLGEIAQTLAQSGAVRHAGAFMLLAKLSGDAPRLKAGDYRLTQPMSMWAVMQKLARGETSLQGVTIREGWTLRQFRAELDRHPALRHDTSQWSDAELLAKLKLNATHGEGLFFPDTYRFLRGSSDILVLRQAAQLLQRELDTAWAQRAPGLPYATPYEALIMASLIEKETGQAADRPMIARVFLNRLAIGMRLQTDPSVIYGLGEAFDGNLTRVHLQTDTPYNTYTRAGLPPSPIALPGRAALHAALHPAEGRALYFVARGDGSSQFSETLDQHNQAVRRYILGKKD; encoded by the coding sequence ATGCTGAAACGATTTTTTCTGATGCTGCTGCTGATCGGCGGGCTGGGTGCAGGCAGCACCTGGTGGGTGCTATCGCCGTATCCAGCCACCGGTTTTCCGCTGGAATTCACCATTGAGCCCAACCAGGGGTTGGGGGAAATTGCGCAAACGCTGGCGCAGTCCGGTGCCGTGCGTCATGCCGGGGCGTTCATGCTGCTGGCCAAGTTGAGCGGCGATGCCCCACGGCTCAAGGCCGGGGATTACCGGCTGACCCAGCCGATGTCAATGTGGGCGGTGATGCAAAAGCTGGCCAGAGGCGAAACCAGCTTGCAGGGGGTCACCATCCGTGAAGGCTGGACCTTGCGTCAGTTTCGTGCCGAGCTGGACCGCCACCCAGCCCTGCGCCACGACACCAGCCAGTGGTCAGACGCCGAATTGCTGGCCAAACTCAAGCTGAATGCCACGCATGGCGAAGGTCTGTTTTTTCCCGACACCTACCGCTTTTTGCGCGGCAGCAGCGATATTCTGGTGCTGCGCCAGGCGGCGCAGCTATTGCAGCGCGAGCTGGACACCGCCTGGGCGCAGCGTGCGCCCGGCCTGCCCTACGCCACCCCGTATGAAGCGCTGATCATGGCCAGCCTGATTGAAAAGGAAACCGGCCAGGCCGCCGACCGGCCCATGATTGCCCGGGTGTTTCTCAACCGGCTGGCCATTGGCATGCGCCTGCAAACCGACCCCAGTGTCATTTACGGCCTGGGCGAGGCCTTTGACGGCAACCTCACCCGCGTTCACCTGCAAACCGACACCCCGTACAACACCTATACCCGCGCCGGCCTGCCGCCCAGCCCGATCGCCCTGCCGGGCCGGGCCGCGCTGCATGCCGCATTGCATCCGGCAGAAGGCCGGGCGCTGTATTTTGTGGCGCGGGGCGACGGCAGCTCACAGTTTTCCGAGACACTGGACCAACACAACCAGGCGGTGCGCCGCTACATCCTGGGCAAGAAAGACTGA
- the mfd gene encoding transcription-repair coupling factor: protein MTLSDFAALRPGQKQRTGVLTASADARLLAGLLTPGTPLLVLTADAEAAQRLKEEIPVFAPQARVLLLPDWETLPYDHFSPHADLVSERLATLWQIRQGQADVILAPISTAMTRLAPLSFLAGRTFVLKQKQTLNVDALRADLALAGYTHVTQVYTPGEFSVRGSLIDLFPTGSALPYRIDLFDNEIDSLRTFDVDTQRTLYPVSDMRLLPAREFPTDETGVTTFRQQFRERMEGDPSRAQIYKEVSNQCWPPGIEYYLPLFFTETASVFDYLGDSARLVLHHDVQVAAEAFWKEAGSRYDLLRGDPARPLLPPAEVFLRPDSLMAELKRYPRLELPAEGDADPGTARLPALAVDRRADDPLHALKQFIAGFAGRVLIVAESLGRRETLQQFMAEHGLVLDGVADYASFAHGSQALAVLAAPLSGGFIDPHAGLAVITETELYQHVSRQRRRSRSRASQDAMLKDLAEVKVGDPVVHETHGIGRYQGLVSMDLGEGESEMMMLEYADQARLYVPVSQLQLISRWAGGASDNAPLTRLGSPQWEKAKQRAAEKARDTAAELLNLYAQRAAREGHAFALSDDDYAAFAEGFGFDETPDQQAAIEAVIADMTSGKPMDRLVCGDVGFGKTEVALRAAFVAVLGGKQVAVLVPTTLLAEQHYQNFADRFADWPVKIAELSRFKSGKELKTALAGLADGSVDIVIGTHRLTQPDVEFARLGLVIIDEEHRFGVRQKEQLKRLRANVDVLTLTATPIPRTLAMSLEGLRDFSVIATAPSRRLAVKTFVSPHSAGVVREAVLRELKRGGQVFYLYNEVETIENMRERLAELLPEARIGVAHGQLRERELEQVMRDFHQRRFNVLLCSTIIETGIDIPNANTILIHRADKFGLAQLHQLRGRVGRSHHQAYAYLLTGEGLTRDAQKRLEAIQSMEELGSGFYLAMHDLEIRGAGEVLGEGQSGEMHEVGFSLYTEMLKQAVKALKKGHEPDLDAPLGVTTEINLHSPALLPDDYCPDVHERLVLYKRLASCDNDSEIDAIHEELIDRFGLPPQTVKTLIDSHRLRLAARELGIQKIDASEVAIQLTFIKNPPIDPMKIIGLIQSKRNYKLAGQDKLKVESPLPDVALRSVRVKELLRELR, encoded by the coding sequence ATGACCCTATCTGATTTTGCTGCACTTCGTCCCGGCCAGAAACAGCGGACCGGGGTGTTGACCGCCTCTGCCGACGCCCGGCTGCTGGCCGGCCTGCTGACGCCCGGCACACCGCTCTTGGTGCTGACCGCCGACGCCGAGGCCGCGCAACGGCTGAAAGAAGAAATTCCGGTGTTTGCCCCTCAGGCGCGGGTGTTGCTGCTGCCCGACTGGGAAACCCTGCCCTACGACCATTTTTCGCCGCATGCCGACCTGGTGTCCGAGCGGCTGGCCACCCTGTGGCAAATCCGCCAGGGCCAGGCCGATGTGATTCTGGCACCGATCAGCACGGCGATGACCCGGCTGGCACCGCTGAGTTTTCTGGCCGGGCGCACGTTTGTACTCAAGCAAAAGCAGACCCTCAACGTGGACGCGCTGCGCGCCGATCTGGCGCTGGCGGGCTATACCCATGTCACCCAGGTGTACACCCCCGGCGAATTTTCCGTGCGCGGCAGCCTGATCGACCTGTTTCCCACCGGCTCGGCGCTGCCGTACCGGATTGACTTGTTCGACAATGAAATCGACAGCCTGCGCACCTTTGACGTGGATACCCAGCGCACGCTCTACCCGGTCAGCGACATGCGCCTGCTGCCAGCGCGCGAGTTTCCCACCGATGAAACCGGGGTGACCACCTTCCGCCAGCAGTTCCGCGAACGCATGGAAGGCGACCCCTCCAGGGCGCAGATCTACAAAGAAGTATCCAACCAGTGCTGGCCGCCCGGCATTGAGTACTACCTGCCGCTGTTCTTTACCGAGACCGCCAGCGTGTTTGACTACCTGGGCGATAGCGCCCGGCTGGTGCTGCACCACGACGTACAAGTTGCTGCCGAAGCGTTCTGGAAAGAAGCCGGTTCGCGCTACGACCTGCTGCGCGGCGACCCGGCCCGGCCACTGCTGCCGCCCGCCGAGGTGTTTTTGCGTCCGGACAGCCTGATGGCCGAGCTCAAGCGCTACCCGCGCCTGGAGCTCCCTGCCGAAGGCGACGCCGATCCTGGCACCGCACGGCTGCCCGCGCTGGCGGTGGACCGCCGCGCCGACGACCCGCTGCACGCGCTCAAGCAGTTTATTGCCGGGTTTGCTGGCCGGGTGCTGATTGTGGCGGAAAGCCTGGGCCGACGGGAAACCCTGCAGCAGTTCATGGCTGAACATGGCCTGGTGCTGGATGGCGTGGCCGACTACGCCAGCTTTGCCCACGGCAGCCAGGCGCTGGCGGTGCTGGCCGCGCCGCTGAGCGGCGGCTTTATCGACCCGCACGCCGGGCTGGCGGTGATTACCGAAACCGAGCTGTACCAGCATGTCAGCCGCCAGCGTCGGCGCAGCCGCAGCCGCGCCAGCCAGGACGCCATGCTCAAGGACCTGGCCGAGGTCAAGGTGGGCGATCCGGTGGTACACGAAACCCACGGCATTGGCCGCTATCAGGGGCTGGTGTCGATGGACCTGGGCGAGGGCGAATCCGAAATGATGATGCTGGAGTACGCCGACCAGGCGCGGCTGTATGTGCCGGTCAGCCAGCTGCAGCTGATTTCGCGCTGGGCTGGCGGTGCCAGCGACAACGCCCCACTGACCCGGCTGGGGTCGCCGCAGTGGGAAAAAGCCAAGCAGCGTGCCGCCGAAAAAGCCCGCGACACCGCCGCCGAGCTGCTCAATCTGTACGCCCAGCGCGCCGCGCGCGAAGGCCACGCCTTTGCCCTGTCGGACGACGATTACGCTGCCTTTGCCGAAGGCTTTGGCTTTGACGAAACCCCCGACCAGCAAGCCGCCATTGAGGCAGTGATTGCCGACATGACCTCGGGCAAGCCGATGGACCGGCTGGTGTGCGGCGACGTGGGCTTTGGCAAAACCGAAGTGGCCCTGCGCGCGGCGTTTGTTGCCGTGCTGGGCGGCAAGCAGGTAGCAGTGCTGGTGCCCACCACCCTGCTGGCCGAACAGCATTACCAGAACTTTGCCGACCGCTTTGCCGACTGGCCGGTGAAAATTGCCGAGCTGTCGCGCTTCAAGAGCGGCAAGGAACTGAAAACCGCGCTGGCCGGCCTGGCCGACGGCAGTGTCGATATCGTGATTGGCACCCACCGGCTCACCCAGCCCGACGTCGAGTTTGCCCGGCTGGGCCTGGTGATCATCGACGAGGAACACCGCTTTGGCGTGCGCCAGAAAGAACAGCTCAAGCGCCTGCGCGCCAATGTGGACGTGCTGACGCTGACCGCCACGCCGATTCCGCGCACGCTGGCCATGAGCCTGGAAGGCCTGCGCGACTTCTCGGTGATTGCCACCGCGCCCAGCCGCCGGCTGGCGGTGAAAACCTTTGTCAGCCCGCACAGCGCCGGCGTGGTGCGCGAAGCCGTGCTGCGCGAGCTCAAGCGCGGCGGCCAGGTGTTTTATCTGTACAACGAAGTGGAAACCATCGAAAACATGCGCGAACGGCTGGCCGAACTGCTGCCGGAAGCGCGCATCGGTGTGGCCCACGGCCAGCTGCGCGAGCGCGAGCTGGAGCAGGTGATGCGCGACTTTCACCAGCGCCGCTTCAATGTGCTGCTGTGCTCGACCATTATCGAAACCGGCATCGACATCCCCAACGCCAACACCATCCTGATTCACCGCGCCGACAAGTTTGGCCTGGCCCAGCTGCACCAGCTGCGCGGGCGGGTGGGGCGCAGCCATCACCAGGCCTACGCCTACCTGCTGACCGGCGAAGGGCTGACCCGCGACGCGCAAAAACGCCTGGAAGCGATTCAGTCGATGGAAGAACTCGGCAGCGGTTTTTACCTGGCTATGCACGATCTGGAAATTCGCGGTGCCGGCGAAGTGCTGGGCGAGGGACAGTCGGGTGAAATGCACGAGGTGGGTTTCTCGCTGTACACCGAAATGCTCAAGCAGGCGGTCAAGGCGCTGAAAAAAGGCCACGAACCCGACCTGGACGCCCCGCTGGGGGTAACCACCGAAATCAATCTGCACAGCCCGGCGCTACTGCCCGACGATTACTGTCCGGACGTGCACGAGCGGCTGGTGCTGTACAAGCGCCTGGCCAGCTGCGACAACGACAGCGAGATCGACGCCATCCACGAAGAGCTGATCGACCGCTTTGGCCTGCCGCCGCAAACGGTGAAAACCCTGATCGACAGCCACCGCCTGCGTCTGGCCGCACGCGAACTGGGCATCCAGAAAATCGACGCCAGCGAAGTGGCCATCCAGCTCACCTTCATCAAAAACCCGCCGATCGACCCGATGAAAATCATCGGGCTGATCCAGAGCAAGCGCAACTACAAGCTGGCCGGGCAGGACAAGCTCAAGGTGGAAAGCCCGCTGCCGGACGTGGCGCTGCGCAGCGTGCGGGTGAAGGAGCTGCTGCGCGAGCTGCGTTAA